The Scomber japonicus isolate fScoJap1 chromosome 9, fScoJap1.pri, whole genome shotgun sequence genome includes a region encoding these proteins:
- the LOC128364427 gene encoding nuclear factor 7, ovary-like, giving the protein MAESDALLERYLSCHVCSETFRDPVSLSCSHSFCSSCLQQFWEQAKNKNCPICKRKSSKDEPGVNFSLKELADSFARKQKAGSSETEKGEKKVEVVCGKHQEEPKLFCKDEQRAVCPSCDFPHQKDHNVVPVEQAVSDLKDQLKSDLKPLQDKRNKYKQVEKTYNEMIQHSKKQLSSTEKQIRAEFNKLHQFLKEEEESRLAALREEEEQKGKTMSREMKRIQEQISSLSDSISAVEEDLQKHNVPFLSSYKPTQARARAQSSLSDPQLVSGALIDEAKHLGNLSFRVWENMKEKVHFSPVILDPNTAHSCLCLSDDLTSVRCGDTYQQLPDNPERNTKYAHVLGSEGFSSEKHSWEVEVGDHPGWFVGLAKESFDRKGECPASPKNGFWFLVHRSGKYTNGLSKTVTVKKSLQRIRVQLDYDRGEVSFYDPENETHIYTHRDTFTEKLFPFFSIGKAGDAKTTDIKICQTEISL; this is encoded by the coding sequence ATGGCTGAGAGTGATGCTCTTCTTGAACGTTACCTGAGCTGCCATGTGTGTTCAGAGACTTTCAGAGATCCTGTGTCTCTGAGCtgcagccacagcttctgtTCAAGCTGTCTGCAACAATTCTGGGAAcaagccaaaaacaaaaactgtcccATTTGTAAAAGGAAATCCTCCAAAGATGAACCTGGGGTGAACTTTTCACTGAAGGAACTAGCTGACTCATTTGCTCGGAAACAGAAAGCTGGATCAtctgagacagaaaaaggagaaaagaaggtggaggtggtgtgtGGCAAACATCAAGAAGAGCCTAAATTATTCTGTAAAGATGAACAGAGAGCTGTGTGTCCTTCCTGTGATTTTCCTCACCAAAAAGATCACAATGTCGTTCCTGTAGAACAAGCAGTCAGTGACCTGAAGGACCAGCTGAAATCTGACTTAAAGCCTCTACAGGACAAGaggaacaaatacaaacaagtggagaaaacatacaatgaaatgattcaACACTCCAAGAAGCAGCTGTCGTCCACAGAGAAGCAGATCAGAGCAGAGTTCAACAAGCTCCACCAGTtcctgaaagaggaagaggagtccagactggcagctctgagggaggaagaggagcagaaggggAAGACTAtgagcagagagatgaagaggattcAGGAGcagatctcctctctgtcagacagtatctctgctgttgaagaagacctgcagaaacacaacgtGCCGTTCCTCAGCAGCTATAAACCCACTCAGGCCAGAGCTAGAGCGCAGAGCTCACTGTCAGATCCACAGCTAGTCTCAGGAGCGCTGATAGAtgaggccaaacacctgggcaacctgtcCTTCAGAGTCTGGGAGAACATGAAGGAGAAGGTCCACTTCAGTCCTGTCATTCTGGACCCAAACACTGCACattcctgtctctgtctgtctgatgatctgaccagtgtgagatgTGGAGACACATATCAGCAGCTccctgataatccagagagaAACACCAAGTATGCACATGTtctgggctctgagggctttagctcagagaaacacagctgggaggtggaggtgggagacCATCCTGGCTGGTTTGTAGGTTTGGCTAAAGAGTCATTTGACAGGAAGGGAGAGTGTCCTGCTTCACCAAAAAATGGATTCTGGTTTTTAGTACATCGCAGTGGAAAATACACTAATGGTCTTAGTAAGACTGTCACAGTGAAGAAGAGtctccagaggatcagagtccAGCTGGACTATGACAGGGGGGAGGTGTCCTTCTACGACCCTGAAAACGAGACTCACATCTACACTCACAGAGACactttcactgagaaactcttccCTTTTTTCAGTATTGGAAAGGCTGGTGATGCTAAAACCACTGATATCAAAATCTGTCAAACTGAGATTTCTCTGTGA
- the LOC128364421 gene encoding nuclear factor 7, brain-like has translation MAESDALIERYLSCHVCSETFRDPVSLSCSHSFCSSCLQKFWEQAKNKNCPICKRKSSKDNPYVNFSLKELADSFAERLKAGSSETQKGEKKVEVVCSKHQEEPKLFCKDEQRAVCPVCEFSLHHGHKVVPVEQAVSELKDQLKSDLKPLQDKMDKYKQVEKTYNEMIQHSKKQLLSTEKQIRAEFNKLHQFLKEEEESRLAALREEEEQKVRTMSREMKRIQEQISSLSDSISAVEEDLQKHNVPFLSSYKPTQTRAKAQSSLSDPQLVSGALIDEAKHLGNLSFKVWEKMKEKVHFSPVILDPNTASGWLYLSDDLTSVRNGDTRQQLPDNPERNTNYTTVLGSEGFSSGKHSWEVEVGDHPDCLVGLTKESVDRKGGCPATPKYGFWCLKHRSGIYTDVVGKTVTVKKSLQRIRVQLDYDRGEVSFYDPEDETHIYTHRDTFTEKLFPYFCIGPAGDAKTTDIKICQTEISL, from the coding sequence ATGGCTGAGAGTGATGCTCTTATTGAACGTTACCTGAGCTGCCATGTGTGTTCAGAGACTTTCAGAGATCCTGTGTCTCTGAGCtgcagccacagcttctgtTCAAGCTGTCTGCAAAAATTCTGGGAacaagctaaaaacaaaaactgtcccatttgtaaaagaaaatcttCAAAGGATAATCCATATGTGAACTTTTCACTGAAGGAACTAGCTGACTCCTTTGCTGAGAGACTGAAAGCTGGATCATCTGAGacacaaaaaggagaaaagaaggtggaggtggtgtgtAGCAAACATCAAGAAGAGCCTAAATTGTTCTGTAAAGATGAACAgagagctgtgtgtcctgtctgTGAGTTTTCTCTCCACCACGGCCACAAGGTGGTTCCTGTAGAACAAGCAGTCAGTGAACTGAAGGACCAGCTGAAATCTGACTTAAAGCCTCTACAGGACAAGAtggacaaatacaaacaagtagagaaaacatacaatgaaatgattcaACACTCCAAGAAGCAGCTGTTGTCCACAGAGAAGCAGATCAGAGCAGAGTTCAACAAGCTCCACCAGTtcctgaaagaggaagaggagtccagactggcagctctgagggaggaagaggagcagaaggtgAGGACTAtgagcagagagatgaagaggattcAGGAGcagatctcctctctgtcagacagtatctctgctgttgaagaagacctgcagaaacacaacgtGCCATTCCTCAGCAGTTATAAACCTACTCAGACCAGAGCCAAAGCCCAGAGCTCACTGTCAGATCCACAGCTGGTCTCAGGAGCGCTGATAGAtgaggccaaacacctgggcaacctgtccttcaaagtctgggagaagatgaaggagaaggtcCACTTCAGTCCTGTCATTCTGGACCCAAACACTGCCAGTGGATGGCTCTATCTGTCTGatgatctgaccagtgtgagaaaTGGAGACACAAGGCAGCAGCTccctgataatccagagagaAACACTAATTATACTACTGTtctgggctctgagggcttcAGCTCAGGGAAACACAgctgggaggtggaggtgggagacCATCCTGACTGCTTAGTGGGTTTGACTAAAGAGTCAGTtgacaggaagggagggtgtCCTGCTACACCAAAATATGGATTCTGGTGTTTAAAGCATCGCAGTGGAATATATACTGATGTTGTTGGTAAGACTGTCACAGTGAAGAAGAGtctccagaggatcagagtccAGCTGGACTATGACAGGGGGGAGGTGTCCTTCTACGACCCTGAAGACGAGACTCACATCTACACTCACAGAGACactttcactgagaaactcttccCTTATTTCTGTATTGGACCAGCTGGTGATGCTAAAACCACTGATATCAAAATCTGTCAAACTGAGATTTCTCTGTGA